A window of Parcubacteria group bacterium ADurb.Bin159 genomic DNA:
TCTATTAAAAAAATAATTTTTCCGCCGTCAACAGAATTGCGGGCGAGCCGGTCGGGGTGCCAAGCTAAAATTCCGTCCGCTTCGCCTTTCTCTATTTTATCCAACATATTATTGAAAATCGGTCGCCCCGGCTCTTTGGCAGTTTGTGATTCGCGGAAAGTATCAACAATAGTCAGATTTTCTTTTTCCGCTAATTCCCGCAATTCTGTTTCTTGCGCTTCTAATGATAAAACTTGCCTGTCATCTTCATCGGTTGATTTTCTAATGTAGAGAAAGTATTTGTCCATAGTTTTGAAAAATTATTTTTTAATAATATCGCTTTTGGGCAATCCCGACATCCGTCGGGATAATTATCGCTTTGCAACTCGCCTTTAGGGGCGAGAAAAAAAGATTGGCTGTTTCGCTTTCGCGAAACCTCAAGTGAACTTGAGCGAACCGAATTTTGCGGGAACGGGAATTGATTTTTGAGCCACGCGGAGCGTGGCAAATCCTTTCAAAATCAGGCCTTAGCGCCCGCAGGGCGCGTGCCGAGGCGCTTTGCGCCGAGGCAACAAACGCCGAACATACAATTTGGCTCCGTATTCTGAACGAAATCCGAACTTTTTTCAAAAAAAATCCAAGTTCTGAATTTTAAAGAATTTTTAAAGCTCGGGCGGGCAAAAAGGAAGGGGGTCTGGGGGAAGGAATTTTTGCCCGCCCTCGCTTTCCGCCGCCGCCGAATTTCGTATTTTGCGTTGCAAAATGCGCCATTATTATGTAAAGATCTCTTAATATATCATAACCTATTTTGGGATATTCCACAATAGGTTATATACTGACAATATAAATATGAGCAAGTCAATTTATTCAAAAGATTATAAAGAAACTATTGAAAAGCTTAAAAAAGCTAGGTTTGAGGTTGGCTTGAAACAGGAAGATGTTGCAAAAAAATTAAAAAAACCTCAGTCGTATATATCAAAAATCGAAAGAGGCGAACGTAGGATTGATATAACAGAGTTAAAAGAGTTATCAAAAATATACAAAAAAGATATAAATTATTTTATTTAAAAAAACATGACATCCGATAAAGAAATAGAAAAAATAACCCAAGAGCTAGAAATTATTTTTACTTCTTTTATCAAAAGAGTTTCTTTTTTTGAAGTATTGAAAAAAGAGTATATTCCTGAAGGACTAAA
This region includes:
- a CDS encoding helix-turn-helix protein, encoding MSKSIYSKDYKETIEKLKKARFEVGLKQEDVAKKLKKPQSYISKIERGERRIDITELKELSKIYKKDINYFI